The proteins below come from a single Juglans regia cultivar Chandler chromosome 12, Walnut 2.0, whole genome shotgun sequence genomic window:
- the LOC109007915 gene encoding protein FLX-like 3, with protein MAGRNRGPRETFNDRHGYALEGPFIRGPPMPRPPPPPPRHPALLEEELEMQHAEMRRLLADNRMLVEDRMALHRELGATKEELHRMNIVVADVRAEQEIRCRELREKGMKLEADLRAAEPLKNEAAQLRTEVQKLNNLRQDLATQVKSLTQDSVRLQADNQQIPLLRADIDGMHQELMHARAALDYEKKANIELMEQRQTMEKNLVSMAREVERLRAEFANADSRPWGSGGPYGTKFSSSDSIFSAPYGDGYGVHLGTADKGPRYGLGPASLGGPDKPRTTRR; from the exons ATGGCTGGGAGAAACCGCGGTCCCCGTGAAACCTTCAATGACAGGCATGGTTACGCACTTGAAGGGCCTTTCATTCGGGGACCTCCAATGCCTaggcctcctcctcctcctcctcgtcaTCCTGCTTTGTTGGAGGAAGAGCTTGAAATGCAGCATGCTGAGATGCGGAGGCTCTTAGCCGATAATAGGATGCTGGTTGAAGACCGTATGGCTCTGCATCGAGAGCTTGGTGCTACCAAGGAGGAGCTTCATCGCATGAATATCGTCGTTGCTGATGTCCGTGCAGAACAAGAAATCCGCTGTAGGGAGCTCAGGGAGAAAGGTATGAAGCTAGAGGCTGATCTCCGAGCTGCTGAGCCTCTGAAAAATGAGGCTGCACAACTTCGCACAGAAGTTCAGAAGTTGAATAACCTTAGGCAGGACCTTGCAACGCAAGTTAAGAGCCTCACTCAAGACAGTGTAAGATTGCAAGCTGATAATCAACAGATTCCTCTTTTAAGGGCAGATATTGATGGGATGCACCAGGAGCTTATGCATGCTAG AGCGGCACTTGATTATGAGAAGAAGGCAAACATTGAGCTGATGGAACAGAGACAGACAATGGAAAAGAACTTGGTTTCCATGGCTCGCGAAGTTGAGAGGCTACGTGCAGAATTTGCAAATGCTGACAGTAGGCCATGGGGTTCTG GTGGACCATATGGGACAAAATTCAGCAGCTCAGATAGCATCTTTTCTGCACCTTATGGAGATGGCTATGGGGTTCACCTG GGCACTGCTGACAAAGGTCCTCGGTATGGTCTGGGTCCAGCTTCATTGGGAGGACCTGACAAGCCTCGCACAACTCGTCGTTGA